A part of Paenibacillus sp. 481 genomic DNA contains:
- a CDS encoding alanine/glycine:cation symporter family protein produces MVEQWLDSIGKIVWGPPLLILLVGTGILFTLRLGLLQLFRLPLALKLVFKAKNEGEGDVSSFGALATALAATIGTGNIVGVATAIKVGGPGALFWMWMAAFFGMATKYAEGLLAVKYRSIDDNGQVLGGPMYYIEKGLGKKFKPLAVFFAVSGVLVALFGIGTFPQINAIASSTQVSLGIPVVITAAVVTVLTALVTIGGIQNISRTATTIVPTMAIVYFVASCIVLIAYADRIPQAISLVFHGAFNATAAGGGFLGATVMMAIQNGIARGVFSNESGLGSTPIAAAAAKTKWPAEQGLVSMTGTFFDTIIVCSLTGLTLIVTGVWNGSTEGAAMTQAAFDAVLPFGSVILTVCLILFAFTTILGWNYYGERCIVYLFGVKAILPYRIVFICIIGMGAFIKLDVIWKLSDIVNGLMALPNLVALLALSGVVVSETKLYWEHLSKK; encoded by the coding sequence ATGGTAGAACAATGGTTGGACAGTATTGGTAAAATTGTATGGGGGCCGCCGCTGCTTATATTGCTGGTCGGAACGGGAATCTTGTTTACGTTGCGGCTTGGCTTACTGCAATTGTTTCGCCTGCCTTTGGCTTTGAAGCTTGTATTTAAGGCTAAAAATGAAGGCGAAGGTGATGTTTCCAGCTTCGGTGCACTCGCTACGGCACTGGCTGCGACAATCGGGACAGGTAATATTGTTGGTGTGGCAACCGCCATCAAGGTTGGTGGGCCAGGTGCGTTATTCTGGATGTGGATGGCAGCGTTCTTCGGTATGGCGACGAAGTATGCGGAAGGGCTGCTAGCCGTGAAGTATCGCAGCATCGATGACAACGGACAAGTGCTAGGCGGTCCGATGTATTATATAGAGAAAGGGCTTGGCAAGAAGTTCAAGCCATTGGCTGTCTTTTTTGCAGTTAGCGGGGTGCTTGTGGCGTTATTCGGGATCGGTACGTTCCCGCAAATTAACGCGATTGCCTCTTCCACGCAGGTAAGCCTAGGCATTCCTGTCGTGATCACCGCAGCGGTTGTTACGGTGCTAACTGCCTTGGTGACGATCGGCGGCATTCAGAACATTAGCCGCACGGCGACAACAATCGTGCCTACGATGGCTATCGTGTACTTTGTAGCAAGCTGTATCGTACTGATTGCCTACGCGGATCGAATTCCGCAGGCGATATCACTCGTCTTTCACGGCGCCTTTAACGCAACAGCGGCTGGCGGCGGATTCCTTGGAGCCACGGTTATGATGGCGATTCAAAACGGTATCGCCCGCGGCGTGTTCTCGAACGAGTCCGGACTAGGCAGCACGCCAATTGCCGCTGCGGCCGCGAAGACGAAGTGGCCGGCAGAGCAGGGACTCGTGTCGATGACGGGTACCTTTTTCGATACGATTATTGTGTGCTCCTTGACGGGCTTAACGCTGATCGTTACGGGCGTATGGAATGGCTCGACAGAAGGCGCTGCGATGACGCAGGCAGCTTTTGACGCGGTGCTGCCGTTTGGATCAGTGATCTTGACGGTATGCCTGATCTTGTTCGCTTTTACAACGATACTCGGTTGGAATTACTACGGTGAGCGTTGCATCGTTTATTTGTTCGGGGTGAAGGCTATATTGCCTTATCGCATTGTGTTTATTTGTATCATCGGCATGGGTGCATTTATTAAGCTGGATGTGATCTGGAAGCTGTCGGACATTGTGAACGGCTTAATGGCTTTGCCGAATCTCGTAGCGTTACTGGCCTTGTCGGGTGTGGTGGTTAGCGAGACCAAGCTGTATTGGGAGCATTTGAGTAAGAAATAA
- a CDS encoding TetR/AcrR family transcriptional regulator, whose protein sequence is MPKIIVTEDQWIQAGIECFAQGGVEGLVIEKMSAALGCSKSSFYWYFDNRNEFIKRIVEKWVEQTTNQVILDTSKQETVDEQIINLLVQMFSVTRKGDFLFYLRKLSNHESAYCSMLDNVEQVRMEYAQGLFCKAGLPTEIANQKAWLLYHYFLGWYERHKQDHFTEEEVHLHVDMLRKNLIGI, encoded by the coding sequence GTGCCCAAAATTATCGTAACAGAAGATCAATGGATTCAAGCAGGGATAGAATGCTTTGCACAGGGCGGAGTAGAGGGACTAGTCATTGAAAAAATGTCAGCGGCATTAGGTTGCAGCAAAAGTAGTTTTTACTGGTACTTTGATAATCGTAATGAGTTTATTAAGCGCATCGTGGAGAAGTGGGTAGAGCAGACGACGAATCAGGTCATTCTCGACACTTCGAAACAAGAAACGGTAGATGAACAAATCATCAATTTGTTGGTTCAGATGTTCTCCGTCACAAGAAAAGGAGATTTCTTATTTTATTTAAGAAAGCTTTCTAATCATGAATCTGCCTATTGCTCCATGCTAGACAATGTAGAGCAAGTAAGGATGGAGTATGCTCAGGGGCTATTTTGTAAGGCGGGACTACCAACCGAGATTGCTAATCAAAAAGCATGGCTCCTCTATCATTATTTCCTAGGTTGGTACGAGCGTCATAAACAGGATCATTTTACGGAAGAAGAAGTTCATCTTCATGTTGATATGCTGCGGAAGAACTTAATCGGAATCTAG
- a CDS encoding DUF3995 domain-containing protein, whose product MVTFLAWVTGGILFLLSGVHIYWVLGGKKGAVAAIPSNGSKPLFKPSKIGTLIVAGALAIAGWLVLELGVMKGLLFPDWLIGYGGWALSIVFILRAIGEFKWLGFFKKERGTLFAKWDSALYSPLCLVIGICIVFIVSG is encoded by the coding sequence TTGGTTACTTTTCTAGCTTGGGTTACTGGGGGAATATTGTTTCTGTTGAGTGGCGTCCATATTTATTGGGTGTTAGGTGGGAAAAAGGGGGCTGTTGCAGCCATTCCTAGCAATGGCTCGAAGCCACTGTTTAAACCATCAAAGATCGGTACCTTGATTGTTGCGGGAGCTTTGGCAATAGCAGGGTGGCTTGTGCTTGAACTAGGAGTCATGAAAGGCCTGCTTTTTCCTGATTGGTTAATAGGATATGGGGGATGGGCGCTATCAATCGTATTTATTCTCCGTGCAATCGGTGAGTTTAAATGGTTGGGCTTCTTTAAAAAAGAGAGAGGCACCCTGTTCGCAAAATGGGACAGCGCTCTTTATTCTCCGCTCTGTTTGGTTATAGGGATTTGTATTGTTTTTATTGTTTCGGGGTGA
- a CDS encoding alpha/beta hydrolase family protein — translation MRLYEILLVVSCLALLITSIFHTKFPRKTSWITGIVSMLVLVTHLVVEGYRWQLIMAYVVTIVLIGSVLLRNARANSRVRIKMWRPVVYISYAMAFLMIGVSTYLSVSLPVIQFPQPSGLLKVGTQTFHFTDTNRDEMFTDDESDKRELMVQVWYPADLADKNTRRQSKALFPEQRDIFETYMQEYAKLFKLPSSLLDYWKYARSHSYEHAELHPATKPYPLVLISHGMGTSRIMHTAQAEHLASHRYIVAAIDHTYSSVATAFPAGNVTGYTTEINGSNFYEVGKKVGAVWTEDVHFVIKQFQQLNAGTMGTVGRAFKGKIDVHNIGVMGHSFGGATAFNAGYLNPHIKAVINMDGTIIEVDNRTDINKPFLFMKTDNYRDIIKKSQQGQVPDAQLKKHIAAELAIMDRVVKHGGSLLFVEGSGHFNFTDFQLFSELLKFTGATGEIHGERSAFIVNQYVLDFFNKHLKGTGGELMDGVSDAFPEVTFY, via the coding sequence ATGAGACTATATGAAATCTTACTCGTTGTATCATGCCTTGCGTTATTAATTACGAGCATATTCCATACCAAGTTCCCGCGCAAAACAAGCTGGATTACCGGTATAGTAAGCATGCTTGTGCTCGTCACCCACCTCGTTGTTGAGGGCTACAGATGGCAGCTCATTATGGCGTATGTCGTGACAATTGTGTTGATTGGTAGCGTCTTGTTGAGGAATGCACGGGCTAATAGTCGTGTCCGAATCAAGATGTGGCGACCCGTCGTTTATATTTCATATGCGATGGCATTCCTCATGATCGGCGTGTCTACTTATTTGTCCGTGTCTCTACCCGTTATCCAATTTCCCCAACCGAGCGGACTGCTTAAGGTAGGCACTCAAACTTTTCATTTTACGGACACGAACCGAGATGAAATGTTCACTGACGATGAAAGCGACAAACGGGAGCTAATGGTGCAAGTCTGGTATCCCGCTGATCTAGCTGACAAGAACACGCGTAGGCAGAGCAAAGCGCTTTTTCCAGAACAACGGGACATATTTGAAACCTATATGCAGGAGTACGCGAAACTGTTTAAACTGCCCTCATCTTTACTAGACTACTGGAAATATGCGCGCAGCCATTCTTACGAACATGCAGAATTGCACCCTGCTACAAAGCCATATCCGTTAGTGCTAATCAGCCATGGGATGGGAACGAGCAGAATCATGCATACTGCACAAGCTGAACATTTAGCTAGTCATAGGTACATAGTGGCCGCCATCGATCACACTTATAGTAGTGTGGCAACCGCTTTTCCTGCTGGAAACGTCACTGGCTATACGACAGAGATAAATGGAAGTAATTTTTATGAGGTTGGTAAAAAAGTTGGAGCAGTATGGACGGAAGATGTTCATTTTGTGATTAAACAATTTCAGCAGCTGAATGCTGGAACGATGGGAACGGTGGGCCGTGCATTTAAAGGGAAAATAGATGTGCATAACATCGGCGTGATGGGGCATTCTTTTGGAGGAGCTACGGCTTTCAATGCTGGTTACTTGAACCCTCACATTAAAGCCGTGATTAACATGGATGGAACGATTATTGAAGTGGACAATCGAACGGACATTAATAAGCCATTTCTATTTATGAAAACCGACAATTATCGAGACATTATTAAAAAGAGCCAGCAAGGTCAAGTTCCCGATGCACAACTCAAGAAACATATTGCTGCTGAGTTAGCCATTATGGATCGTGTCGTTAAACATGGTGGTAGCTTGTTATTTGTAGAAGGTAGTGGTCATTTTAACTTTACAGACTTCCAGCTGTTTTCTGAGTTATTGAAGTTTACGGGCGCAACGGGCGAAATACACGGCGAACGATCCGCGTTTATTGTGAATCAGTACGTACTGGACTTTTTTAATAAGCATTTAAAAGGAACTGGCGGCGAGTTAATGGACGGTGTTAGTGACGCGTTTCCTGAAGTCACTTTTTATTGA
- a CDS encoding retropepsin-like aspartic protease, which produces MNITEEYGLPFVRLKVVFKGKELELNRVLLDTGSASTIFNADLVRDIGIIPEENDVVETIRGVGGVEYVYTKSLDAIHFEDRSIIHFQVEIGRMDYGLEIDGIIGFDFIKAAGLVIDASEMTIRY; this is translated from the coding sequence ATGAATATAACTGAAGAATATGGTCTGCCTTTTGTACGGCTGAAGGTGGTTTTTAAGGGTAAGGAGCTAGAATTAAATAGGGTGCTATTAGATACGGGATCGGCAAGTACAATATTTAATGCCGACTTGGTTCGAGATATTGGGATCATTCCAGAAGAAAATGATGTAGTGGAAACCATTCGAGGAGTGGGTGGAGTTGAGTATGTCTACACGAAATCTTTGGATGCCATTCACTTTGAGGATAGGTCGATCATACATTTTCAAGTCGAGATCGGAAGAATGGACTATGGTCTTGAGATTGATGGAATAATTGGTTTTGATTTTATAAAAGCAGCAGGTCTAGTGATTGATGCTAGTGAAATGACAATAAGATATTAG
- a CDS encoding DegV family protein, with protein MTMKIAWITDSTAFIPEDLKNNPDVYVMPLGIIFGNSEVIDDNGVDLTTEMLYRRIREEKETPKTSQPPIGKYVELFEQLSVNYDCAIAIHVSDKLSGTLAGCIAATDLVSFKVEAVDSKSMSYAITTLIYKGIEMAEQGKDYKDIAEFLRQEASKSENYIVLGNLDQFYKGGRMSGTQYLLGSLLGIKPMLRIHSTSGEFELFEKVRSEKKAYLRMVDLFKQAYVKNNIQQLQIMHGNVRDKAEALKQEIKKQFPSLQIIVGEISSVIAVHAGEGTMAVIWHNEEQK; from the coding sequence ATGACGATGAAAATAGCATGGATTACAGATAGTACTGCATTCATACCTGAAGATTTGAAAAATAACCCTGACGTATATGTGATGCCGCTGGGCATTATTTTTGGCAATAGCGAAGTTATCGACGACAATGGTGTTGATTTAACGACTGAAATGTTATATCGCCGTATTCGCGAGGAGAAAGAAACTCCGAAGACGTCGCAGCCCCCGATCGGTAAGTACGTAGAATTGTTCGAACAATTGAGCGTCAACTATGATTGCGCCATTGCTATTCACGTCTCCGATAAGCTATCTGGAACATTAGCAGGTTGTATAGCTGCTACGGATCTAGTTTCATTTAAAGTTGAAGCTGTGGATTCGAAGTCGATGTCCTATGCCATCACCACTCTAATTTATAAAGGAATAGAGATGGCTGAACAAGGAAAAGACTATAAGGATATTGCAGAATTCTTACGCCAAGAAGCTTCTAAATCGGAAAACTATATTGTGTTGGGCAATTTAGATCAGTTCTACAAGGGCGGCAGAATGTCCGGTACCCAGTATTTATTGGGCTCTTTGCTCGGCATTAAGCCGATGCTGCGCATTCATTCTACAAGCGGGGAATTTGAGCTGTTCGAAAAAGTTCGGTCAGAGAAAAAAGCATACTTGCGCATGGTTGATCTATTTAAACAAGCATACGTGAAAAATAATATTCAACAGTTGCAAATTATGCACGGCAACGTACGAGACAAGGCAGAAGCGCTCAAGCAGGAGATTAAGAAGCAGTTCCCAAGCTTGCAAATCATCGTTGGTGAGATTAGCTCTGTTATCGCCGTGCATGCTGGCGAAGGCACGATGGCTGTGATTTGGCATAACGAAGAGCAGAAATAG